The sequence GCCCCAGAACTCAGACCCCTCACCACCTGTGGAGCACGTGTTGGATAAGAAACAGCCTTTATAATCCCTGTTAACAACCAATGAGATCGTCCATTGAGAACCAAGCAAAAACTCAGAAAAAAGTGTCGATATGGAGACATTATATAGAAGAAATGACTCCAGGGTGTGGCACATATGTATCATGTTGTGTCATGTTGGCCTACTGACCTGCCCGAATAAGATAGAGATGCTTGCCAGAGACCTGTCGAGAAAGGGTAACATAATTGTGAAATTGAACGTGTGGATTATTTTAACGCGGTGCACTGATCTCGGTCAGATTTAAACAAACCCTGAGGTCTTACCTTTGGACGGTTTGAGAAGCCACCAGGAAGGACATGAGGTCGCCTGGGGACATTTCATCACCGGCCAATAGAGATCCTCCAGCGAAAATCGTCCCAAGGACAATGCCTGCgtgaacaaacagacacataaacacagacaactGTTAAATGAACACAGTCGGATCCTTCAGCAAAGAGCTTTTCATATCAAtaaagagatgagagagaaaaacaagacCTTACAGTTCAGAGCAACGTTTGACAGGCCTTGGAACACAGCGATTCCGTTGCCCAGACTCTCATTCATTTCACAGGACTTCTCCACTTCATAGGCATATAACCTGAAAAAGAAATAGATATTGAagtaaatatacaatatataatagggGCCAAGATGAGGACGTCTGAAAAGACAATGCAATCTTTTTTTTGAAAGAAGTACACTTCATTACTTTTGGTACACATCAATAAGTACATATTAAGACTATCCTCTGAGATCATCAGGGGAGAGATCATCCTCTGATCTTGAGTCAAAGAAGTAGCCTATACATGAATGAATACATATTTCAAGATAACTACACTCTGGCTTACTGCAGCTCCCTTTCCTCCATGGCGAAGGCTTTAACCGTCCGCACGTTTCCCAGCGCCTCGTCGGCAACACCCGTCGCCCTGGATACCTGCAGCCTCACACAGAATTCAGCatcagatttgaacagaaacgGCAGAAAACGAAACAGATTCACATCACATAACAGCGAAAGCCCCAGCGTTTCACCAGACCTGCTCTTGAGCCAATCGAGACAACTTGCGGAGGaatgagccaatcagagccccGCCGCCCACTAGACAGGGCAGAACAACCACGGTCAGGCCGGTGAGTTTAGGTGAAATGATGTAGAGGGAAACAAAGCACCCAACTGTCTGGGTCAGACTCCGCAGACCCTGAGAAAGGCAAATACATACAAGAGAGCAAAGACAAGAAGGGAAGATTAGTCACATGCACATTCAATTCTAGCAATTCACTGTAAAAACTAAAGGAAATATACTACTCCTAACTGGGAATAAATTAGGTCTGCGTAGGTAAACAAGGATTGTCTACTGATAACCAATCAGCATATGGCATATATAATCAGCAAAAATTGAGTTTTATCTcctattatttattcatgattcCAACTCATGATTGATGAAAACATTCAATAAACTTACTGGGCCTAGAGTAGCCTACATTATTTCTTAGCAATACACTATAAGTAGACAAACACACCTCTTGTGACTTAATTCTGAAGTACCAGTACCTGAGAGATGACCAGTTTAAAAGAGGACTTGAACTCCTGAATGTCGGAAGTCAGGCGGTTCACGAGCTGCCCAGTTTTATTGGCATCAAAGAACGCCACGTCCTGTCTGACAAAATAACAGCAAAGACACAGCAGGCATTTAGTATGACTGTTGTATAAGTGTTTTACCATGGATCTCACATTGGGAGTGGGTGACaaataacattaaaaacataTTGGTTGAGACCTAAAAGGTTTGTTAAGCGAGATAATGGCCACACAATAGAGCAATGTTCTCTTCCATACTATGGAAAATACGCTATTGTTTTATGAGCATGATACAATGATGTGCTGCTGAGTCTTTGGTACAAAGGAAGAAACCGGGGGGAATTATTTACCGTAATAAAGCAGCGAAGAGGGTCTTCCTCATGTCTGAGgccaccctctcccccaccctggaCAGCAGAATGATGTAGCCGGTGGTGAGAAGACCctgggaaggaagaggaggaggaggggaatcGGGTGGATTGTTCCACATTTCCACCGATTTCCATTTGTCCAATGTTTACAGTGACACAAACGGTAATCCGACTTCTAGATTCTACATTcaattaataataacattattattagGCTATTCAATCCAGCATGGATTAAAAACATGTATTCACAGTAAATGTTATGATTTGAAAGGTACAGACGTCACAAATATTGAGAGCTATTAGGTTGGAATAAAACTTCTGGTTTATTCAAGGTTAAATAATAGGCTATTGAGGACATCAGGAACAATGCCACTTACTTGAATACCATAGAGTCCAAGCAACTTGAGGGCGGGACCTCTGATCTCCTGAATATAGTTCCCAGTGTGTTCTCTCATGTAGCGGGCCACAATATTCACCAACTCTCCCAGTATCAAGGGGATTTGAATGTTCAGGATTGCAGCACCGAAAGCAAGCTGATTAGAGGTAAATAACTTGTTTGATTGGGATGAAAACCAACAGTCAACACATTATGTATTTAACATGGAAAAGGTCTAATGTAATTATGTGACGTTAGGCTTGCTTACCACAACAGCACCGAGGAGAGCAAAGAGCTGAGGCTTGACAAATTCCCACAGAATATGCCATTTGAACTCGGGGTCGGGATCTTTAGTTGAAACCTCTGCATGGACGTTGTTATTGAAATCTGCTTCACAGTAAGCGACTCGGCCGGCGAGCCGTGCGGCTATGGTGCAGAAGGCTGGCCCCAGAATAAATTTAAGGGCCACCCCCCGGGGTTTGGAAGTCCGGGGGGCTGCCTGGCGGACAGCTCTTTGGGTCAGACCCCAAATCCGACTGACGGCATTGCCAGGTTGTCGCAAAGACCTGCACATGTGTGGCACATGTGATGAATACAACGAGGCTCTGAAACATAAAGAAACGAACGTTTTAGGAATCTCTACAGCACTGCTACTCAATGACTGGCTGACAATACAGTGTTTGACTTTGAGGTGCTGTATACATCGGAATAGTGCAGGTATCGTTTACCAATACCTAAATCACAAATGTATTTGTCAACAGTTTCGAGTTTAGATATTGCAATTATTGTTTTATCATTGTACAGCATCGTTTAAGGACTGAAATCGGAGCACCCAAACACAACAATCAGCCGGACGGCTTATCTGTCAGTCATACCGTGGAGATTTCCATAAATCTGTGGTTTTATTGAACCGCGTGCAGAGCGACCGGACTGGTGCACCAGTGGTTGTTCTGTAACACAGTAGGTGAAGCATATTTCCCCAAGTGAAGGGTAGTACTTCTACAATGAAAGGTAATCGCTAAGCCCCACAGGTCCCAAGGAGCTACATGCGGGCTGCCATGTTGACTGTCACCCAGAGTGCATTTCTCGACCCTTGATCCTCTGGACTTTTGCATAAAAAACAtgtagatctttttttttttgcgagaCCACTGACTGCTAATATGTGTGTCATTACGATTCCCCCCTTAAATATTAATGCATTTTTTGTAACATTGTTCACAAACTGTAATCTAACCGGATGTGACGTCTGATGAATCTCAAGTGACGTCACACatgttttgttgacatttgtTTGCGAAAGACATAACGCGAGagagacgcaaacacacatacacacagagacggtATATTTTGGGAATCCAACTTAACCTCACCCAACACATCACAGACCTCccgaaaaacaaatacacacacccgcCGCAGTCCACCATAAAACCAACGGGGAAAAGCTCAACGGGGAACCAAGTCCGACGTCTAGCGCTAGCGAGGAGCGGAGCAGGATTGGAACAAAACAAACCGCGTCCTCCGCCAAGCGGCTGAATCATCCAGGGGCTAGCCAGTAGCCTGTCAGCTGGACGTGTTGACTTAGCTCTCCCCCCCTGCAGGGGAACACCACGGCTCAGGGCGATGTGGTGGAGCTCCGTCTAGGCTATAGGCAGTGTTCGTTGGTTAACCTATAGAGGAGTGCGTTTCGGCGGTGCCTGCTTCAGACCGAGCCCGGGATGGTGGAGTGTGACCCCGACTGTCACGCTAGCACACGGCGCCGTTAGCTTGTTTTCCAAGCCCGTAcattatcttaaaaaaaatacaaggtACTGTAGTATaccaaaaaattaaataaagggTTGAGGACTCGCTTGATACCCCGGGGAAGTGGGTGAAGAATGTGAAGGACAATGGCCAACTTTGAAGCTTACCAGGAGTACCAGAGGATTGAGGACTTTGAGGAGGACTCGCCGCCAGGGGAGGAGGATTTGTTGGTGCATGTGCCAGAAGGCCTGAAGGGTACACATCTCTCTTCAAAATACACGTTTCATGTCAATGTGCAATACATTACAGCTTGTAGTTGAACTCGTTTGCTTTTAATATCCCTGCTTTCAGGTTTGTAGCTGGTGATACAGTATGCATCTAACATGCACCGTTTGTCTTGCAGACTCATGGCACCACATCAAGAACCTGGATAACTTCTTCACGAGAATATCCTTTGAATttgagggtcagggttagtgGTAGTTTTAGTAATTAGTAATAATTTGTAGGCTGCTTGTTAAATGTGGCTCTCAAATGGGCCGATGGTGGCTGCCTGACGGATGATGTTGACATGACAGTGAACAGCATTGAGGATGTCTTATTTGTAATGTAACGAGAAAATAACAATTTCCCTCCTGGTGAAATGTTCTGTAGTGCAATTTGGAATAGTGGCACTGTCTGTCATACTTTTCAGGTGGTGTTTATAAGTGTATTCCTTAATTGACTGTCCACATCTATCATTTCCATCAGAAGAATGGCTTTGCCTGTATGATGTTGTCAGAGTTCTTCGAACTGATGTACGtataattctttttttaaaactgATAAGGATCAAAAAGCTTGAATATTATTTTCAAGTAAAACAATTACTTGCAGATTATTGAATTTGATATCAACTGTAAAGAACCATGATGCTGAATAGTCTTCAGGACTATCAATGATTGATCTAAATTACAATGTCTATATCtagctacacacacagtcacaaaaaGTGTGTTAAATAATCTGTTTTTAACAGAGTTAATtaagaggtttttttttacagtcAACTGTCAGTAATATAATTTCAGCGACTCTTGTAAATGTCAAATCGGTGTGTGTCCTCTTAAGAAACTGGAAGAACTTATCCCCATACATATTGTTAACATGCACAATCTCATCACAGTCAGTTCCTGTTTGTGGTCACATTCACAACGTTCCTCTTCAACTGTGTGGAGTATGACATCTTATTCGCCAACCGGGCCGTCAATCACACCGGGACGGGCCAGAACCCATTGGACAGGAACAAAGTCACACTCCCTGATGCTCTCCTGCCTAGCCAGCAGTGCACTGAGAAGTAAGTGTGTTCCCATCTGCAGGTTATCAAAGTCAAGTTAAATGTTGTTTCGACAAGCACTAGGGTGTAAAATATAATGGCAATCACAATCGGTAGAGTAGTGTGGATAAATCTTTAATTCTTCCTAATACAGTCATATTCTGCCTTTTATAATAGGCTGTTTGTTCATTGGTTTGTGTGACATGTGTTTAGAGTACACATTGacagtagggatgcaccgaaattaAAATTCTTGGCcaaaaccgaatatactgaaacagttggccgaaaccgaataccgaatgtggcttttgctgttcttcattcattttgctttaattttccaccattgcataaatcaaacaattaaatgtcctttataaacttttttgtcttgcttttcaataaaaaaaacaattacaaatttcatacaaaatatttatttaatactgatcgttttctaacattccagcataccttatagcaagaatttaagaacaatgtaccttgaaataaatgagtaaaacaattttcggccgaacattttcggtggccgaatattcggtgcatccctaattgaCAGGCATGTAATTTAGGACAGTCACAGTCCCCCTTCTATGTACCATTTTGTGTTCAGATCTTTATCAAAGCGATTGTCTCAAAGGGTGTCACAGGACTATAGATGGAAATTAGCCCTTGGGCTGCAATCTGGCACATTTATGTGTACTGCTGTACATGTTTATTAATGTGCATTGTCGTGAAAAAAAGGCGATGGCGATATTTTGAAACAGGTTTGCTCATTGTTTTATAGGGTATTTTCTACAGCTGTTGAGTTAACAGATTTTGATGAAGTAATTATAATTAAGCTTCACCCAATAACAATCAGTCACTATTATTATTTGTAAGATTGACTAAATTTGACCAcatcttttttttcaagacaACAACAAGGACATATGTTGGCTCACTCCCGGCCATAAATACACATTATGAGTGGTGTGGAAAAACAAGTGTGTTGTTACAGAGAATATTGCTCATACAACTCAACCCGGTGACTAGCTTTTGCGGTAGATTCTTGTGACATAATGACCCTTTAGTACTTTCAATCATGGAAACAATGGTTAGTTCTGGGCTGATGTATAAAGAAGAGCCAGCCTTTGAGTTTTCAGAAATTGCGCAAGATTGAGACATTACATATTGAACGGCGTCACCGAGATCAACAATAACAAGTTGCAATAGTCTGGCACTGGGGATGTTTCCCTTGGGAGCTATTCGTGCTCATCGttcatgaacacacagacatgcaccaCGCTGTCACTGATATCCTCAATGTGGTGAAACTGGTCAACCAAGTAGGGAACCTGACAGCTCTGCTAGACCAGCCATGCCTGTCgaccacatctctctctctctctctctctctctctctctctctctctctctctctctctctctctctctctctctctctctctctctctctctctctctctctctctctctctctctctctctctctctctctctctctctctctctctctctctctctctctctctctctctctctctctctctctctctctctctctctctctctctccagcatcGTAACAGTTCCTTCCTCTGGTTGTTTTCCTCATAGCCACACTCACGGCTCGCATCGATTTGGCTCCTGCTGCCCACCGTAGTTAAGTGGCTGTTTATATCAGGGCTTAATGACGCACAGTTGAAGCTGGGCATTCTAACTTTAGAACGCCGTGACCGGCAGTCTGGAACAATCTCAAACTGCTCTCGGTGATGACCTATAATCCAAGAAGATTGTTTTTGGGAACATTGAGACATTTTCTCCTGTCCCCTGTAATTCAAAAGATAAAGTGTAGGTGACCCCCGACTCtgtcaacagtgtgtgtgtgtcgtgctgACATTAACTGTGTATATTGGGGATTTTTATTGGTGGCTGCCTTGAACGATATCCAATGGATTTATTAATGGTTTCATTTTCTTCaaaccttatttatttttactattaAGCTGTTGGCTGGGACTCTGTATAATATATTAAACAAAAACCAAGCGTAACAAAATTGCATGGTGCCGTGCGTCATTGGTTTCTCCCGATTTCTGTTGCGTATGCTGAATATTGGCTATAAATTAATCGTGCCTTTTACTGCAAGTGTTGCCATACTTTTACAGTTGGTCATTATTCACCCCTTATTGTGGTTTGTGTACCCCCTTGTGTTTCAAGCCATCATTTCACATGATTTATACATCAATCTCTTATTTGTATTCAGCATCCAGGAAAACAGCTGGATCATATTCCTCCTGATCATGGCAGCCATCTTCTGGATCTACCGGCTGGTCAAAGTCTTCTGCAACATCCTCAGCTACTGGGAGATCCGGCAGTTCTACATCAAAGCGTTGAAGATTAGGATGGTAAGACCCCACTGCTCGATCCACACCCGCATGTCGGATTAAAGGAGAACTTCAGGATatttaaatctttttttaatggactgcatttaaaaAGCGCTTTTATAACCatcggccactcaaagcactttacaatattgcctaacattcacccctgatgcacacattcacacaccgacgccTTTGTCAGCCttacaaggcgacagccagacacctcgacacagcacccggggatcgaactaacaaccttcaggttaccagccaacccgctctgcctcctgcccccccccccctttccttaATTATCGGTCTAAATTACGCATGTGGACAACAATCTTTTAAATTGGTCCAGTATGGAGCGCGGTAGATTCAGCCGTTGCAGCTGCGAAACCGGCTTGTTGTCTGCAATAGTCACTCAGTCCATAATGATTGTGAGAATACGGTCCAGGTGGAAGAATTGATcctttaaaaacacaaaccTTTGGGCTCGGTGGCTCAACCCACTGAGCCGTAGACCGCATGGGAGACACGCATCATTTAGATATCCGTTTTTATATAGTGGATGTGTCCAGAGGGCAATCGAGAACGCTGACTTGgctcaaaaaaacataaaggacaGTACTTTGTCATTGACCTGCGTGTCCGGTGAACCGTTCCAGGACGAGCTGTGCAACTTCACGTGGCAGGAGGTTCAGGACCGGCTCATCAGCCTGCAGCGGGAGCAGCAGATGTGCATCCACAAGAAGGAGCTGACGGAGCTGGACATCTACCACCGCATCCTGCGCTTCAAGAACTACATGGTGGCCATGGTCAACAAGTCCCTGCTGCCCGTGCACCTGCAGCTCCCCCTGCTGGGCGACATCGTGTTCCTCACGCAGGGCCTCAAGTACAACTTTGAGCTCATCCTGTTCTGGGGGCCCGGCTCGCTGTTCCAGAACAAGTGGAACCTGCACCCCAAGTACAAGCGGGCGGGCAACCGGCTGGAGCTGGCGCAGCAGCTGAGCCGGGTGATCCTGCTGATGGGGCTGGCCAACCTGCTGCTGTGCCCCTTCATCCTGGTGTGGCAGGTGCTGTACGCCTTCTTCAGCTACACGGAGGTGATCCGCCGCGAGCCGGGCAGCCTGGGCGCGCGGCGCTGGTCCCTGTACGGCCGGCTGTACCTGCGGCACTTCAACGAGCTCAACCACGAGCTGCACGGGCGGCTGGGCCGCGGCTACAAGCCCACGTCCAAGTACATGAACTCCTTCACGGCGCCGCTCATGTCGGTGCTGGCCAAGAACGTGGCCTTCTTCTCGGGCTCGGTGCTGGCGGTGCTGATCGCGCTGACGGTGTACGACGAGGACGTGCTGACGGTGCAGCACATCCTGACGGCCATCACCGTGCTGGGCGTGGTCATCACCGTCACCAGGTAGGCCGGCCCGAGGGGGTCGTTGGTTTATTCCTGAATGTCGGAACAGTTTTCTGTAATGTTTGATCGTTTTTATTAAATTATCTTCTGTTATAAATACTTTTtaaagtgtgtttgtataattaaTATTGTTGTATattcataataacaataattgatATGCCATACGGTGGAGCTGTTTATCCAACTGTCTAACAATACCTTGAGTGCGTGCATTTCTACGGAAAAGGCATCTTCGGCCTCgacgggaatcgaacccctgcCCCTTGGCAGAAACAGTGGCGTACGTACACTCGCGCCACGCCACAGGAACAGGGCTAATCCTCCGCGCCTGCTGCTCTCTGCCACACCCAGGTCCTTCATCCCCGACGAGCACATGGTGTGGTGTCcagagcagctgctgcagtGCGTCCTGGCCCACATCCACTACATGCCGGACCACTGGAGGGGCCAGGCCAACAAGGGCGAGACCCGGGACGAGGTGGCCCAGCTGTTCCAGTACAAAGCGGTGAGCCACGGGTTGGGCTGAGCGACTTCGTATTGCGATTGCAATTTAGTAtgcgatttttttatttttcaaagtcCCCATATGCTCTGTATTATTCgataaacaagcaataaatcattctatcgggtgaccaacacaacattggaagcagtcaacatatatattgctctttcctttaggccaggcctatgtgttgagattaattgaCGCATGAATTGATATTATTACATCTTTAttcaactattgaattgtaaaattaaaataaatactcaGACAGAGATTAGTACGATTTGTAACTACCGGtaattaataaacaaaatattttattaatcgTGATTTTATTAATCATTAATCGTTCATTTAGGTAGACACCTATAACAAAGGCATACCATTCTTAGGACGAAATGTTATGTTGTGTCTCGTTCCATGGGTCAGGTATTCatcctggaggagctgctgagTCCCATCGTGACGCCCTTCGTCCTCATCTTCCTGCTGAGGAACAAGTCCCTGGAGATCATCGACTTCTTCCGGAACTTCACCGTGGAGGTGGTCGGCGTCGGGGACATCTGCTCCTTCGCCCAGATGGACATCCGACGCCACGGCAACCCAATGGCAAGGCCCTCGTTTTGTCCTTCCGCGTCATCTCTTACAGTTTGCTCTGCATGGCGGGCTGTCTGTGAATCCTCTCAGGTGTAATCTTACGTTAAAGTGTCAAAGTGTAGTCCTGTATTGCACGGCTTTGCGCATAAGTCACCCGGTAGATGCAGCACATATCATCGAACAGAAGGTGGGCAATAGGGCTAGGGCATCTTCCTCTCGGGGCTACAGTCGGGCTATGGCCATTGGGGATTCAACCTGGCTAGCATACCACGGCACAGATTCAAGCGGTTAGTGTTGAATCCGTAGTGAGTCTTCTGTCTGAACGGACAGAAGACTTACCAGCGTTGTCCGTAGGACAGAAAAAAGTAAATCTAGTTTAACAAAAAAAGGATCCGATGTGTATTGGTTCATCTTTCCGCGCGTCGGCGTCCTAACGTTTCCCTTACCCCTGCAGTGGATGTCGGAGGGCCGCACGGAGGCCTCCGTCTACCAGCAGGCGGAGAACGGCAAGACGGAGCTGTCGCTCATGCACTTCACCATCAAGAACCCGCGCTGGCAGCCCCCGCAGGACGCCTCCATGTTCATCAGCCACCTGAAGGAGAAGGTGCAGCAGGACGCCCAGGGCGGGCCCTCCACCCGGCTGCTGCTGTCGGAGGCCCCGCTCTGCGGCTCGCTGCTGCTGTCCAACGAGTCCGGCTCTGGGGTGAGGGGGCAGCCGCGTGCGGGCTGGGGGCTGAGTTCTTCATTGGTTTAAATTTACAATTTACATAAATAATGTTGTTTTCTAATTGCATCACCTATGTTTATATCTCTGAGCATGAGCGACATGAAATTATTCACAAAAAACAATGATCTGAAATGATCATGGAGTGAAAAGATAAAACGATTACTAATAATGGTAATTCTAAACGATTGACAATTTAGTATCGACGCACTGATTGGTTTATCTCACGGCGGCCCCACCCTAATGCTGCTCTTCTCCCGCCCAGCCTGACAACCTGCTGGCCAGCGTCCTGGCCCACCCGGTGCTTACCGCGTCGGGGCTGCCCGGCCGGGACCGCGGCTTCCTCCCGCCcagcacggcggcggcggcggcggccagcgTCTTGGCCTCGCTGTCCGCCTCGCAGCTCCACCCCCAACCCGGCCGCAGCCACTCCCTGaaccccctgccctcctccctgcACCCCGACAGCCCCCTGTACGGCAGCGACCGCACCGTCATGGACAGGTAACCCCCTCcactcgcctcctcctcctcctgcatgtCATCGCACCTTAATATCAAAGAAAGACACAGTGAATGAAACCCCCAAGGCGTTATCATTGACACACTTAAAAAatttaataaaagaaaaaataacatattttttatttttattttattattattattttcaaatttcacagcacaatgcggcagcataatcattactacAGATTTTTTTGTGCAccttattctgttttgggcatttcctcacagtgcaaatatgtttaaattagttacaAAGCAGTGTTCTGACATGGTATCAATTCATAGTTTTTgaacctatgttgtgagtaatagagaagaaaatataaaaaatattgttgcaagtggcctgtatgcatcgccttcacatggttttgcaaagctgtacatttcttaaagatattgatgtggatggttccaaaattctcatatattctcgttttttacatttctaacagtgcaaatatgtttttgaatgcgtttctgaaaatggtgttttaagatgggacatgtgtaattataatttgtaagcccatgttgcaaatataacaaccaacaaaacatttaagatgttgatgcatgattgtgttccaatatccatactatccgtacttactagccttagTTCCTACTAGTACGtagggcgaaaataagtgtactgaaaggacccggatggtgtcctcaaaacggtcaaaccgcgaagtgtggatcgatgtacacttttcgtactcaacggcagccatcttagctacttagcggaagagggcggagccaggctgagccaaagtcggcgcattttccacatagcctgcattaatagagtcattttgtagtttttatagcttttatagctttttatagctgctaggcgtaaagagttcaccgttcaaagcgggatgtttattgcgggggaggagccgcggcggcagtcgtgatggTAGTTTCCGGTCAGTGCgccacggagtattcgatttggaacaacactgacatctgaagattagcgcacttagtgagtgcaaATAGTGTgctacgtttaagtgtactcaagaagtatggatattggaacacagcgtcttctggaaatgtttttggtcgctgtgtcataattcagcttaatttttaatatatagttgcttaaggcacactcattaacgagaacatttcaaactggcactgcatgttgaaaaggttgctgaccacTGCTTTAGACTATGGCAATATTTGTGTTCACCATCCAAGCATAGACGGCACACCAGTTAATACTGACACATAACGATGTGACTGGTTAGGGATAGGCTTGAAACAACGCCATCCTAAAGGAATCACTCAACACAGCTTAATGGTGTTCTCAAAATAATGCTCGCCTAGTGGTAACTTGAGACAGAACTGCTGATAAACAGTATAATGAAATCGACAAATCGACTGCCAGCATATATATCAGCCTCATGGCCCAGCCATTTCAACAATAAAACAATCATTCATGATACTATATTTTATATGCAACAACTTTTCTGTTTGGATAATTATCATGGTCAAGAGAATATGTCAAGATTCAGCTCATCACTGAGATGAGCTGTATCTGAGTTCACCTCATGACATGTTTCTGAATTCACCTGGATGACATGCTGCTGAATTCACCGTGACGCCGTAAAGCTGAATTCAGCTTGACAATTTATAGCTGAATTCACCTCGATGACATGTAGCTGAATTCACCTTGACGACACATAGCTTAATTCACCTCGATGACATGTAGCTAAATTCACCTCTACGACGTGTAGCGGAATTCACCTTGACGACATGTACCTG is a genomic window of Gadus morhua chromosome 8, gadMor3.0, whole genome shotgun sequence containing:
- the atg9b gene encoding autophagy-related protein 9B, with protein sequence MANFEAYQEYQRIEDFEEDSPPGEEDLLVHVPEGLKDSWHHIKNLDNFFTRIYHFHQKNGFACMMLSEFFELIQFLFVVTFTTFLFNCVEYDILFANRAVNHTGTGQNPLDRNKVTLPDALLPSQQCTENIQENSWIIFLLIMAAIFWIYRLVKVFCNILSYWEIRQFYIKALKIRMDELCNFTWQEVQDRLISLQREQQMCIHKKELTELDIYHRILRFKNYMVAMVNKSLLPVHLQLPLLGDIVFLTQGLKYNFELILFWGPGSLFQNKWNLHPKYKRAGNRLELAQQLSRVILLMGLANLLLCPFILVWQVLYAFFSYTEVIRREPGSLGARRWSLYGRLYLRHFNELNHELHGRLGRGYKPTSKYMNSFTAPLMSVLAKNVAFFSGSVLAVLIALTVYDEDVLTVQHILTAITVLGVVITVTRSFIPDEHMVWCPEQLLQCVLAHIHYMPDHWRGQANKGETRDEVAQLFQYKAVFILEELLSPIVTPFVLIFLLRNKSLEIIDFFRNFTVEVVGVGDICSFAQMDIRRHGNPMWMSEGRTEASVYQQAENGKTELSLMHFTIKNPRWQPPQDASMFISHLKEKVQQDAQGGPSTRLLLSEAPLCGSLLLSNESGSGPDNLLASVLAHPVLTASGLPGRDRGFLPPSTAAAAAASVLASLSASQLHPQPGRSHSLNPLPSSLHPDSPLYGSDRTVMDSMSNSDARFRSSTMLSEFSSAEMSLHAIYMHEVHQQSSAPQRTSGQGQHPVPMRELHSNPGAPHSHSLHSAATLAGPANLGGWKEEEEEEDQGEEEAIVSGSAPQPDGRSSC
- the abcb8 gene encoding mitochondrial potassium channel ATP-binding subunit, giving the protein MLHLLCYRTTTGAPVRSLCTRFNKTTDLWKSPRASLYSSHVPHMCRSLRQPGNAVSRIWGLTQRAVRQAAPRTSKPRGVALKFILGPAFCTIAARLAGRVAYCEADFNNNVHAEVSTKDPDPEFKWHILWEFVKPQLFALLGAVVLAFGAAILNIQIPLILGELVNIVARYMREHTGNYIQEIRGPALKLLGLYGIQGLLTTGYIILLSRVGERVASDMRKTLFAALLRQDVAFFDANKTGQLVNRLTSDIQEFKSSFKLVISQGLRSLTQTVGCFVSLYIISPKLTGLTVVVLPCLVGGGALIGSFLRKLSRLAQEQVSRATGVADEALGNVRTVKAFAMEERELQLYAYEVEKSCEMNESLGNGIAVFQGLSNVALNCIVLGTIFAGGSLLAGDEMSPGDLMSFLVASQTVQRSLASISILFGQVVRGLSSGARVFEYMTLEPSIQVLGGGRIPSTSLTGRIDFMDISFTYPTRPGHQILKGFNLTLPPAKTVAIVGESGGGKSTVAALLERFYDPDNGVIMLDGLDIQTLDLSWLRGQVIGFINQEPVLFGSSVMENIRFGKPEATDAEVISAAKQANAHRFITSFPDGYGTVVGERGVTLSGGQKQRIAIARALIKNPTVLVLDEATSALDAESERVVQEALDRATKGRTVLIIAHRLSTIQGADLICVMSNGRIVEAGTHLELIGRGGPYSDLIRRQRAEAKK